From a single Fulvivirga ulvae genomic region:
- a CDS encoding peptidoglycan-binding domain-containing protein: MKNENFKIDNNLLWIGGGVLVAATLGAGIWYYRKKKREKADDGYATTSSGQSKQTSSGFKCVSNAYPLSYGTCHPDVEILQRALKRKGASLGRTGKNRDGVDGQFGRLTATNAKKYFGKDSFNATDIKNLK; encoded by the coding sequence ATGAAAAACGAGAATTTCAAAATAGATAACAACCTGCTCTGGATTGGTGGCGGGGTGTTAGTAGCCGCTACGCTAGGGGCTGGTATATGGTATTACCGAAAAAAGAAAAGGGAAAAGGCCGATGATGGATATGCTACTACCTCATCAGGTCAAAGTAAACAAACTTCATCAGGCTTTAAGTGTGTGAGCAATGCCTACCCATTGAGCTATGGAACTTGTCACCCGGATGTTGAGATCCTTCAGAGGGCATTGAAGAGAAAAGGCGCTTCATTGGGCAGGACAGGCAAAAACCGGGATGGCGTGGACGGCCAGTTTGGAAGGCTTACGGCCACAAACGCTAAAAAATACTTTGGCAAGGACAGCTTTAATGCCACGGACATTAAAAACCTGAAGTAA